The genome window CCTGTCTCGAATCTGTTGGGGAAAACtcaaaaagagagaaaatcCACCCAACGAGCTAAGTGAGACGAAGACCGAGGTGATGCCAGGATGGACTGCATGATTCCTTCCCTAAAGGCCAATCCCGGATCTAAAGAAGCAGACACGAAACGAAAGTAATTGTCGATTCCGGGAGATAGCAGTCTGTGCGTCAGTCAACTAGCCACAAATATGTCCAGTTGCCACACATTGGGACGTCATTTCAATCTCGGGTCGTACGATACCATGCTTCATCCCACCGATACCGTTCACACGAGATTCAGAATCGACTTCAACCCAGCGAGGGCATGTTTTGACCTTTCAAGACAACATCCACTCTGTAACCAAGCGACCGATCTCCCTCCTCGACTGTGGATTCTCCTATCGATGTTGTGACACCCAGTTGCGGAAGCGGAAGGCAGAAACAATCACACGCAGCAGTTGACAATTGACATTCTCGTAGCACCACCATATGCACTATTGTACTCCTCTTAAGTTTGCAACACGTATTTGGCTGTCAAATGTCGAAGCTTACCTTCAGAGTTGATCCTGCACTGTGCATGAAGGTTATCAGCTATGCATCCAGTACGCCCCTGAGGTGACTACACCGCTGGCATTTGAAGTTGGGCTTCCGAGACATGAGAGATATGGTCGTCCATGAACAGCCTATTTCCTGGTTCTCATTTATCTTGTTCATGCAGGCTGATTTGATGACCTTTGATACCGTCGAAAGACAGTGAACCATCCGGGACTCCACTCTCGTATCGATCGACTGGGACTGAAAGATGTGGCACACATCCAAGCCTTTCCGCATGGATCGGAAGAAATAGAGAAAACTGctgagatgaagacgacaTGGTTGGATGCTAGAGCTGGTCTCTAGTAGCCGCTATCCGCCGGCCACTGCGTGTATCTTTACAAAGTCAAAAGCTCCCGCGAAGCAACATCCACCGGAAATGTCCGGTGGTATGATTGACCTGATATGCCATTCAATGAACATGTCTCCGGCTGATCATGGTTTACGACGTCACCGAATAGTATCCTGACTGAAGCGTGGCCCACGTTGTGATGGCGACCACTTAGGCAACCCTTCAACCagtgaggagaagagggcAAAGAACGCGTTTAGGCTGCTGCCGCggcctcccccttctctTCGTCATCCATGTTTGCGAGTATAATGAATCCAGAGAAAAGCAGTGTTGTGGTCTGAGCTGGCAGCATTTCACCGCAGCAAGGTATATTGCCCGCCTTCAGCTTGCAAGAGCCTGAACACTGATGTCGAGCGGTATTTCTGTGGACCCCAAGGGCCTAGCAGCACTCAACAGACTATCCTGGGATATGAGCCTGAGTGACGGGGCGATCAGACGGCGATATCGACGCTGCTTCGAGTAAACAGGGGTATTTTGGCACTTGCGTTCGAAGGATGTCGCTTGGCATGAGCACTGAACATTCTCGCGAGATTGTAGGTGGCAACGCTTGCACAAAAGGACTTCTCTCCCTGTCGTCACCTTCGTTAGCGGCTACCTGTTGGGGTAACTCAGTTGGTTAAGCTCTCCCAACCGAGCCCTGATGGCAGCAGGTGATGATTGTGCGCAACTGAAGACTGACTTATATCTCTGAAATAACCGAATACGACGCAGATCATGAAGAGAGCAAGCAAACCTATTTGTGAACTGCTGTCTTGCTGGCTGGCCTAGATTGATGGGTAGCGGAGACTGACCGGATCCTGAGATTGGCTGGTAGGGATTACCGAGTCGCCGTACGGCACGGACTAGTTGAAGACGGAAGTACATTCTCGCGGAGACGTTTTTCTGGTGACCAGATCCGTTGAAAGCTTCAATCGCGTCTATAATTACGCGAGATAATCACGGCTCTAGGTGGCATGATTAGGGAGAGATAGGATTGTGAAATGCGGACTTGCAAAGCGCAAtgtgttcctgttcctttcTCGACTCTTCCGatcatggaggaagaagggaaCCCATATCGAATAGGTATTCCATATCATACATTCACGCAATAGCGTATTTTTGGCTCACGGCGCGTCAAGGAACTCCCAGCCTTCAAAAGCTCTGGTAATGTTCCAGGTCTTTCCGCGCGGGTAACTTCTGGCTCCTTGCCCTCACCGCGGACACTGCCTAAGATATACTGTTTTCCTTCCTTCATCTTAAGCTCCCCCGGTGGGCGCCATTGACGCCTATTGGGTTTTTACAGTCTGTCATGCCACGGTGGAGACAGAGAGGATTAGCATTCACTCTCGATCTTTGTCAGGGATCCGATTGCGTGGGACGAACACCAATCATTCAGCCACAATTCAGCGCTTAATTCAACCTTAACCTCTCACAGACTACTCCGTGGTCCTACAAGAGAAGAGGGGGCGATCGGCTTCTCACAAATACCTAGCACTTTGTCACCTCAACAAACGTCCAGATCCTGGAAATCCTTGTAGGTCCTTGAACTTTGTCGCAAAGCTAGTCAACCTATTCCTTGTTTTGACCTCTTCACATTGAGTGGCCGCCAAACGCAGTGGTACATACAACAAAATTTGGACGTTGTTCATGACAGATAAAGAGGGTTAATAAGAGAAAGTCTCAACAGTATGGAGCGTCAAAACAACCGAAGACAAGAGAATGGAGAGCAAAGGTGGGAGGCCCAGCCTTTCTAAGCATCCAATATCCGTTCTTAAATCATAGATGTTATACCTCCTTGAGCCACACTTGAAGTGGTTGCTAAATGTTAACCGATGTTAGGCAAGATCCCAACGCTCAACCTAGCCAGCAGCTCGAGCTCGAAGCCGCCTTTCCACAATCTCAGCCCCAGAACGGACGCATCGAGGACACGGAATATTATACAAACTTTCTTGAGCAGCTTCTGGGGTTGGTTCGTCATGGCGACCAGGAAAGCGTTTCTCGCATGATATCCGTCATCCGTTCTGGGGCCTCCCAGGAAGAAATCCTCAAAACATTATCCGAAATTTCGACCAACATCCGTAACGGTCAAGAGGGAAACAGGGGTAACAGATGATAGACTGAGCGATGGGGAAGGGGCCTGAACTCAGGTGGCGTGCTCTTGTCTACTTTGGGCAGCTTTCCCTGTGTTTATCTTTACTGTTCTCGCTCTCGCTCTCCGTGAAATCGAACCGACTGTGGTCACTGTCCACAAACCCCCATAGTGAAGGTGTTCGAATTTAAAGACATTTCCGTCGAAGAACTCCATGTGCGCTGAACCTGGGAGAAACGGTATTTATCAGTATTTGGGACTCCTGCTCTTGTGTCAACTGATACACACCCTGGTGCAGCAAATGGCTGTCCTTTCACTCGATACCTGTTGATCTTCTCTGCTATTCTGCAACGGCTGCCGAATGTGGTTCCCGAAAGTTTCATTCCAGGCATTTGTTTCCCTAATCCTGAACGCTGGAGATCACAATGCTAATCATGCAAGCCCCTCTGATTTGGACACATTGATCACTCGTATGGTTGGGATATGAGATTTGGGTTTTGAGGATTGGGGTGAATTGCTAGTTACCATCGATGACTAGCGAAACCAGAGGTACATTACTTTCCAACAATGCCTTAGACGACGCGAGTGTGGAGTCTTCCATAAACGTGGCCTCAGCTCCGCTTGATTTATTTCAAACACCTGGGCTGTGCCTTGTCTTGCCTGTCTATTTTGAGGCTATATATACACAGTTCATGTATCTGGTGCTGTAGAGGGTGCCAATCAATGAACTGAAACGAAGTCAGAAATATCGTGCCTTTCCGCTATGATGTTTGTTGCATAAGTGCCGTTGCGAGGGAACTTCTCGGCGTTGTTCGGAAGACAGTTGATCTGTCCGtatcgaggaggagctcaTAAACGTTCTAAATGGTCTAGTGGATCGTGCAGGACCAGTGAACTCGTTTGCACATGTTATTACTAAACAGCACCTGAGGCCGAAGCGCAAGGGAAGGGTCTACGGACAACACAAGGATAGAAGATGAGACTGATATCGAATGAGATTCGTAAAGATTCTAATATGTCTAAAGTCGTATACCATATCAAGGTGTGCAACGACCGGTGAAACGGGGATACAGACAACAGTCTCGGACTGTGTAGCGGGCACACAACCAAGCGAGGAACCGTTCGAGACCGAGGCCGTATCCACCATGAGGGGATGTGCCGTACCTAGAGCAATGATTAGACGTAAATTCGGAGGTAGCATGGCAGGCAAACTTACTTTCTCTGATCGGTGTACCAGTAGTACGGGGTGGGATCCATTCCCTCGTGCTTGTAGGCGGCCATCAGTTCGTCCCAGTCGTCCATTCTCATACTGCCGCCGACAATCTCGCCGACACCAGGCATGAGGACGTCGACACTCTCGGTGACGCGGCGATCTTCAGGATCCTTCTTCATGTAGAAGGCCTTGATCTCGGCGGGGAAATGGGTCAGGAAGATGggctggttgatgatgtcggTCATCTTGCGCTCGGCAGCTTCGGCGATATCGTCACCGAACTGGTGGGGCTTGCCCTCCTCATTGGGGATGTCATGTTCCACCAACCACTGAATAGCGTCGGCGTACTTCATGCGACGGAAGGGGCGACTGGGGGGTTTGAAGTCGGGGTTGAGCTGCTTGATGAGGGCAGCGGTGGCGGGGTTGGCGAGGGTCAGCTCAATGACCCGGCAGATGACCTCTTCGAGGTGGTCGAGCAGGTCGGTGAAGGTGATGAAGTCGAGCTCTGCCTCGATGTGGGTGTACTCGGACAGATGACGACGGGTGAGGGACTTTTCGGCGCGGAAGGAAGGGCAGACACAGAAAACGTCACCCAGAGAGGGCAGGCAGGTTTCCAGGTAGAGCTGGGAGGATTGGGTGAGGTATGCGTCTTCGCCGTAGTAGTCGAATTTGAACAGGGTGCTACCACCCTCGACTTGCGTCTGCACCATGGCAGGCGGGGTCACTTCCAGCATGCGCTTCTCCTCAAATACCTGACGGAAAGCCTTGAGGCAGGCGGCACGCACCTTCATCACGGCCGAGGAGATCTCTCCACGGAGGACGAGGTGACGGTTGTCGTAGAGGGTCTGGGGGTCGGCGTCCTTGGCCACACGGGTGGTGATGGCCTCCTTGTCACCGGCAGCGCGACCAATGACGGTGAAGAAATCCGCATGCAGTTCCCGGTCGTTGGGCGCATGCTGCTTGGGAGGCACCGCGCGCATCTCTCCATGGATGGCCATGGAGGTTTCGAGAGTGAGAGTCATGGCGTCGTAGGTCTTGGTCAGGTTTCCGGTCAGAACACACTGCAAGTAGCCGTAGCCGTCACTAAGAGTCAGAAAAATCACATCCTTCTGGACGCGCAGGCGATGGACTCGTCCCAACACACGGACACGAGTACCCGCAGTTTGTGTTTCGGGGGATCCAAGCTTGACGATGGCTGGGTCGGTGACATCCAAGCGAATTCGAACAGGCTTGGGCAAAGAGGGATCTTCCGTGATGACAACTTTCTTGGCCTCCTCCAGGACCTTCTGACGCTTTTCAGCTTCCTGCTTCTCGCGAATGGCCAAttcctgctccttggctgccttcttcttccgctgctCGACAATGCTGAGCGCCTTCTTTGTGGCCGACTTGGTCGGTGGCTTCCACTCCAACTTGGCGGCTGGGTCGACGTCCTCTCCTGTGGCGTCCGTTTGAGATTTGCGCATCAAGTATTGATTGCCCTCGGCGGGGGGGTGTTGGAGGTATGCATGGACAAGAGTCTTGTAGGGGGCCGATTCAGAACCGGTCGCGGTCGAATCGTCCCGGCCGACGTCCTCGTCGATGTAAATTGTGGCCATATTGCAATCTGATTGTTCTTGTCCAGTTAAATTAGAAAGTGATGCTAGAGAGAAAAAGTCCTCGGTTGTTTGGGTTGTTCGTGGGATCATGCCAGCTCAATCACCATCCTCCTTCGGGTGAGTCATGAAATGCAACCGTAGGGAGAGAAGATAAGGGATCTATTTAGTGCACCACGAGGTATGGTCCGGAAACAAATTGGAATGTACTCACAAGTTATATATTTATCAGATTGGGCGAACGAGATAGTCTATGCCACACACACCGAGTCCCTCCAGagagaagagcaaagaaaacCGCACAATGTCTGGGGATTTCTCTACCGCGGGACTTTTTGGAGGGGTAATTTTTGTTGCGATGATAGCGGACACCTCCATGTGAGAGCCTCAGGCACCAACTCATCCCTATTTGGGCAAATTGATCTGCTTACTTAAGGTGCCTTACAGGTAGAAAGTTAACTACGACTTGGACGACGGTTGGCTTGATAATGCCTTCAACCCAATTTCTATATGTACTATGGTAGGCTAGATTTGCATGACTTTCTAAGAGAGCATATGTCCAATGGCTACTTCACTAGCGACTATGGCACCAGGAAAGATTGTCTCGCATCTCTACTAATCTCTCCCCTTCAACCTAAATTCCGTTCTCACTGGTCTGGACTCTGTATCTGCCACCATAACGCGTCCGGCATCAATCTAACCATAAATAATAGATTGATTCTAGCGTTTGGTCCGTGTTGTGAACTTGTGATGCTCGATTTGCTAGATAGTCCGTTTCACATTCAGttccctttttttcctgCCAAGCCTCAGTGAGCGGAATCCTCTCCTTGCAGCTAATCCCAACTAAGTAATTCCTGATCCTGCAGTGTCCCGGATCAATAGGTGGTCCGGACCGTACCTGATAGacttctctctccttgcAAGATCCAGGAACAGTTCCACAATAATATGGCAAGTTAAGATGATCTTGTCCACTGTAAGAGACACGTCTCAACATGCATCTCTCCCGTGACATCTTAACTGATATAATTCTATCGTCGTTTTGTGTGTCAATAGCTTATGGAGTAACCATACTGACCATATGTATCTCCCGTCTTTTTCGCCCCAAGTCAGGGACAACAAAAGCAAATATGCTAGACCTGTGGTCCCTTTATGGTTAGCTGCTGAACTCCCAATTACTGAGTAAATTAATTGTCTTGCGTAATGCGCCAATCATTGGATTTCTCATGGCCTGGGAGTTGGGAATGTACTGTGTATGTGCGACTGACAGAGGCTTAAAAGGCTGTCATCTTCCCCATTCAGTTCTGTTCCTTTATTAAGCCTCATATCCGTGGATGATGGTGCCGATGCGCCATGGACTAACCTGCCCTACCATGTTTACTCCACTAATTCCCCTATTCTTAGTATGGATATCCCCTTTTCTAGTTGTCTGTTTTTCCCTCCCTCACGACTCAAGACATCTTGATTCGAAGTACATAGTTGTTGCTGCTACTCTGTAGATTCAACCCCATCAGATCTAAGATTGCTTTGAGAGGCTGTGACCGGTAAATTTGGGCGGCTTAAAAGGAAATCCACAGAAAACTACTACTAGTTGTAGATATGCGACAGTTGGTTCAATATTGGCTGGATGGATCACCAGCGAGTAATCATTGGAGGACACCAGTCACTTTTGCTCTTATTCctccccatcatcaccatcaccaccaccgtcaTCTTCAGTCCCCTTTTTACCCTCTCTTCTGGTATTACTGCTCGACTCTCTTTCTGGTCATTCATTACTATATTCTAATCACGTATGatctgtctcttttctgccACGGACACTgattgacttcttcaattgcATCTCCAAGCGTTCAAACATCCTCATACCCACTTTGTTTTTAGTCTCCTACAAAAGATGGACTAATTATTTCCTTTGAATGCTACCTTAAAACAGTCTAGTGAACTAccttactccatactccagACTACTAGTCCTACTAATAGCTTTAGACCAACTAACtacaggagcaggagactTACCCTCACTCTCCTTTTCTCTCCGCCCTCACTAGAGTCACTCCTCCGTCCTCGCTTTGTTTTTTTCCCTCATCCCCTATCTACTATCTAAAGTAGATACTTactcctttttctttttattttttttttatttttattttttcttCGACTGCTTTTGCTCCATACAGACCAGGAGTATCTGCTTCATCAGTtacttttcttctttctcttatcCATTTCTCACTATTCTCTTCGTGTACTAAGCTAATTTCTCTTGATATCCCATTCCCCCTTCTTGGCTTTTTGTTATTGCGGcattcattctctgctgccAATCCATGCACATTCCAATTGACCATTGAAATCCCTTCTCAACACGTCTCCTTTGGAGATCCTTAGTCTTTCTCCCTTCCTTAGTTGGATGCTTTTGTCTTTTGCTTCTGGATACCGATTACttgatttcttctcttcgttGAATCATATTCGCTTTTCAACCTTTCTTTCGTTCTTCCCCTGCTCAATTTCCACAATTCTCATTGcccccttttcttctcaaCGGGGCTGATCTTCAGACCGGTGGCTTTCTACGGTCTCTGATCAATAATATCGCGTGGTACTAATCCTCTTTTGCCCTGGTCTGGTGATATTGGTCGCTTCAAGCAAATCGAACCCCTCCTACCTCTTCCTGTTTTAGGGGCAGTCACCCGTATCTATATCGTTTCTCCTCGCCATGCAAACCACCGATGCCGCGAGTATCTCGAACCGTTTAATGCATTCCAAATTCTCTTCCCTGAACGCGGACAACACGGGGTTCTCCCACGGCGCGTACAATTCTAATCTTCCCGTCCAGGGTTTCGCGGATCGGAACGCTCGTCGTCCCAACATCCCTCACATCAATACCTCTAACCCGGCCTCGACCCTCTCGGACGGCATGGCAAACTCCGGCACGGCATTTGACATGAACTTCACGcctctcctcccttctcAGCTTCTGCTGGGCAGTCCATTCCAGCCTGGAACTCCCTCAGCCTTCGCTTCGCCGCAGTTTGCTAATTTCGGTGGCTTCTCCCAGGCCAATGCCTCCGCACATGCACAAAATCATCAAACCCAGTTGGGAAGCCCAACCCAGGCCGCACCGAACGCCGGTTTGTATTCAGGGATGATGGCAACCGACGGCTTGGCGAACTCTCACTTGTTGAACGGCCCACAGTCTCCAATTGGTGGTCTGGGAGGCCTTGGTAATGCAGCATTTGGCAGTCCCGCAGCGGCAGTAACCCCTGGTCTCCTCTCGGGCACGAGCCGGACCGTGTACCTGGGCAACATTCCCGCCGAAACCTCCGCGGAGGAGATTCTTAATCATGTACGTAGTGGACAGATTGAGTCGGTTCGCTTGCTTCCAGATAAGAACTGTGCCTTTATCTCCTTCCTGGACAGCAACTCGGCGACCCACTTCCATTCGGATGCTatcctgaagaagctggccATCAAGGGCAATGACATCAAGGTGGGATGGGGCAAGCCGTCCCAGGTTCCAACCTCGGTTGCGCTGGCGGTTCAGCAATCCGGTGCCTCGCGCAATGTATATCTGGGCAACCTTCCCGAAGAGTTGACGGAAGATGAGCTGCGCGAGGATCTCGGTAAATTCGGGCCGATTGACACCGTCAAGATCGTGAGGGAAAAGGCGATTGGGTTTGTGCACTTTTTGTCGATCAGCAATGCAATGAAGGCCGTTTCCCAGTTGCCCCAAGAAGCCAAATGGCAGGCCCCGAGACGCGTCTTCTATGGTAAGGATCGCTGCGCGTACGTGTCCAAGACCCAGCAGCAAAATGCGGCACAATTCTTGGGAATCGCTCCTGGCTACGCGCATATCTTGAACTCCGCAGACCGCGATCTGATCACCAACGCTCTCGCTCAACAGTCTgtcgctgccgctgccgtGGCCACCTCAGCTGGCGGCGTCAACAATCTGGGCAACAGGACCATTTACTTGGGCAACATCCACCCGGAAAccaccatcgaggagatTTGCAACGTGGTCCGGGGCGGACTGCTGCACCATATCCGATACATCCCGGACAAGCACATTTGTTTCGTGACCTTCATTGATCCAACCTCAGCCGCCTCCTTCTACGCGCTGAGCAACCTGCAGGGTCTGATGATTCACAATCGCCGCCTGAAGATTGGCTGGGGCAAGCACTCGGGccctctccctcctgccATTGCACTGGCAGTGAGTGGCGGGGCTTCCCGCAATGTGTATGTCGGCAACCTCGATGAGACGTGGACAGAGGAGCGCCTCCGCCAGGACTTTTCTGAGTACGGCGAGATTGAGTTGGTGAACACGTTGCGAGAGAAGAGCTGCGCTTTTGTCAACTTTACCAACATTGCCAATGCGATCAAAGCGATTGAGGGAATGCGCAACCGCGAGGAGTATAAGCGATTCAAGATCAACTTTGGCAAGGATCGTTGCGGTAACCCCCCACGACAAACTGGCAATGGTGGACAGCATGGTCGGAATGGAGCGGGTCTCGAAGGAACCCAGTCTCCGCCCCCAGCGCTTAACAACTTTCAACCAAATCTGAGCCAATCTGGCTCCCAGTCGAGTCCCACTCGCCATGCTCTGTCACCTGCGCCCGGCTCGACTGGCTCTCAAAACGGACATCAGCAGAACCGTCACCCTCTGCAAACCGTGTCCTCGCCTTCTGGTATCTTGAATGTGGGCGCCAACAACCCGCTGACCATGTATCTGAACCAAATGTccgctcagcagcaggctcaggaCCAGGAGAACCGACTGAATGACCCGATGGCTCTGGCTGCCCTTCAATCGCAATCACAACCCCAGGCCCAACAACAGTCGTACTACAACgctgccagcagcagcgagctCACGAACGGAAGCATCGAGGCTCCCATGCACCAACGCAAGCCCTCGAGTGGATATTTGAATGTGACCAATGGCTCCTCAGGGCCAAGCCATCACGCAActgccagcaccagcagtTTGAGTGTGCCTCGTGCGCAGCATTCTCGCACCGTGAGCTTACCCTCGTTCTCCCAGGAGCCCTTTGGCCCTGTCTCGAGCCAGCCCGGCCATGGCCGCTCAGGTGTCGCTCACCAGCCCCAAGCAagtttctccagcttctcctcggccCTGGGAGGACTGAATCACGCGGGATTTGGGCTGGCTATCCAGAACGAATCGTCTCTGCCCGGATGGgctgaagaggaaatcgGTGCAAAATAATTGTCTTCCTCGTATCTGAGTGACCCAGCCCGCTGTTCAGTTCTATGAGTGTCGTTTCTACCAAAACTTTTTCTTTGCATCCTCCATCGTCAGCATtgcccttccttctctgtaTTGGTTTGATCAATTGTGTGGTTGCATGACCTTTTGGTTATTCTGTTTACatattttctcttctcaACCATGCCATGCCCTCTTATAACATTTTAATACCTTCTTGATATCATCACTTGTATTGCTATGTGGGCAGGATCTTCTTAATATCTGTCTTCTACCTCTGTCTTTTCTATTCTGTTTCTCACCTTTTTGAGCCGTTCTCGGCCGCTGACTT of Aspergillus fumigatus Af293 chromosome 2, whole genome shotgun sequence contains these proteins:
- a CDS encoding asparagine--tRNA ligase DED81: MIPRTTQTTEDFFSLASLSNLTGQEQSDCNMATIYIDEDVGRDDSTATGSESAPYKTLVHAYLQHPPAEGNQYLMRKSQTDATGEDVDPAAKLEWKPPTKSATKKALSIVEQRKKKAAKEQELAIREKQEAEKRQKVLEEAKKVVITEDPSLPKPVRIRLDVTDPAIVKLGSPETQTAGTRVRVLGRVHRLRVQKDVIFLTLSDGYGYLQCVLTGNLTKTYDAMTLTLETSMAIHGEMRAVPPKQHAPNDRELHADFFTVIGRAAGDKEAITTRVAKDADPQTLYDNRHLVLRGEISSAVMKVRAACLKAFRQVFEEKRMLEVTPPAMVQTQVEGGSTLFKFDYYGEDAYLTQSSQLYLETCLPSLGDVFCVCPSFRAEKSLTRRHLSEYTHIEAELDFITFTDLLDHLEEVICRVIELTLANPATAALIKQLNPDFKPPSRPFRRMKYADAIQWLVEHDIPNEEGKPHQFGDDIAEAAERKMTDIINQPIFLTHFPAEIKAFYMKKDPEDRRVTESVDVLMPGVGEIVGGSMRMDDWDELMAAYKHEGMDPTPYYWYTDQRKYGTSPHGGYGLGLERFLAWLCARYTVRDCCLYPRFTGRCTP
- a CDS encoding putative differentiation regulator (Nrd1); its protein translation is MQTTDAASISNRLMHSKFSSLNADNTGFSHGAYNSNLPVQGFADRNARRPNIPHINTSNPASTLSDGMANSGTAFDMNFTPLLPSQLLLGSPFQPGTPSAFASPQFANFGGFSQANASAHAQNHQTQLGSPTQAAPNAGLYSGMMATDGLANSHLLNGPQSPIGGLGGLGNAAFGSPAAAVTPGLLSGTSRTVYLGNIPAETSAEEILNHVRSGQIESVRLLPDKNCAFISFLDSNSATHFHSDAILKKLAIKGNDIKVGWGKPSQVPTSVALAVQQSGASRNVYLGNLPEELTEDELREDLGKFGPIDTVKIVREKAIGFVHFLSISNAMKAVSQLPQEAKWQAPRRVFYGKDRCAYVSKTQQQNAAQFLGIAPGYAHILNSADRDLITNALAQQSVAAAAVATSAGGVNNLGNRTIYLGNIHPETTIEEICNVVRGGLLHHIRYIPDKHICFVTFIDPTSAASFYALSNLQGLMIHNRRLKIGWGKHSGPLPPAIALAVSGGASRNVYVGNLDETWTEERLRQDFSEYGEIELVNTLREKSCAFVNFTNIANAIKAIEGMRNREEYKRFKINFGKDRCGNPPRQTGNGGQHGRNGAGLEGTQSPPPALNNFQPNLSQSGSQSSPTRHALSPAPGSTGSQNGHQQNRHPLQTVSSPSGILNVGANNPLTMYLNQMSAQQQAQDQENRLNDPMALAALQSQSQPQAQQQSYYNAASSSELTNGSIEAPMHQRKPSSGYLNVTNGSSGPSHHATASTSSLSVPRAQHSRTVSLPSFSQEPFGPVSSQPGHGRSGVAHQPQASFSSFSSALGGLNHAGFGLAIQNESSLPGWAEEEIGAK